In Mercurialis annua linkage group LG6, ddMerAnnu1.2, whole genome shotgun sequence, the following are encoded in one genomic region:
- the LOC126688357 gene encoding protein SPIRAL1-like 2, which translates to MGRGVSSGGGQSSLGYLFGSGEAPKASSNDAQPAPIDAPVVNIVPPSKPAAAPEPGEVIKQIPAGLNSTSSNNYMRADGQNTGNFLTDRPSTKVHAAPGGGSSLGYLFGGGSN; encoded by the exons ATGGGTCGTGGAGTTAGCAGCGGAGGAGGGCAAAGTTCATTGGGCTATTTGTTTGGGAGTGGAGAGGCTCCAAAAGCTTCCAGCAACGACGCGCAACCTGCTCCAATTGATGCCCCAGTTGTAAACATTGTGCCTCCGTCGAAACCTGCTGCTGCTCCTGAACCAGGAGAGGTCATCAAACAGATTCCTGCTGGTCTTAATAGCACTTCTTCAAACAACTATATGCGTGCTGATGGCCAGAACACTGGAAACTTTCTCACG GATCGACCTTCAACCAAAGTCCATGCTGCACCCGGTGGGGGATCTTCTCTGGGATACCTTTTTGGTGGCGGTAGTAACTGA
- the LOC126686834 gene encoding serine/threonine-protein kinase 1, with amino-acid sequence MEYPPSGRRTLRGNKSSPKSDIFSTFIVHDSNREPESKPDDTTNTNTNTNDIYATMLYKGGGYQNDDKNRQYDDEEEDEDFLPPLLKRLPKDFGGGDPLDDDVEEDADFGTMIVKKTVRSRPPTPSSSSFSSTASRKPNYNSNFGNFNGDSEGDEDEDEEGEGFGTFVVKSGTVVKKTGRPVESGSTMGRAVASMQAIGDLGFGKQRKGGGTGLASSFRGGEEVRLQQQHSKMSSSSIPDSLTKEDPTTKYELLNELGKGSYGAVYKARDLRTSELVAIKVISLTEGEEGYEEIRGEIEMLQQCNHPNVVRYLGSYQGEDFLWIIMEYCGGGSVADLMNVAEESLEEYQIAYICREALKGLAYLHSIFKVHRDIKGGNILLTEQGEVKLGDFGVAAQLTRTMSKRNTFIGTPHWMAPEVIQESRYDGKVDVWALGVSAIEMAEGLPPRSTVHPMRVLFMISIEPAPMLEDKEKWSLVFHDFVAKCLTKEPRSRPTASEMLKHKFIEKCKYGASSMLPKIEKARQIRTSMALQAQNAVSEESESPEYPKLNEDYGDTVPSKRPQMADEIPKSAGGENLAGEVEFGTVIIHGGEETDSASQNDFHSASEPMRDLGNHERPSVSGTEGKSTHSWVDKPSVVAANDTLIGESHPALQTIRTFPPLPGSSSQNLKKSSTLKSDVGRTGGLGNSTLKNETVSKKAFALQDKLWSIYAAGNTVPIPFLKATDISPIALLSDNVIGSMQRDNIEAGEVLQELFSGDGSSRKGRRLQNEMPLPASVYKRLTSSSTLLNLAQALAYHKTCYEEMPLQELQATQEQQTIQNLSDTLRTILRL; translated from the exons ATGGAGTACCCGCCGTCGGGCCGCCGGACTCTTCGCGGCAATAAAAGCTCCCCGAAATCAGACATTTTCTCCACGTTCATAGTTCACGATTCAAACCGGGAACCCGAATCCAAACCCGATGACACCACCAACACCAACACCAACACCAACGATATCTACGCAACCATGCTCTACAAAGGAGGAGGATACCAGAACGACGACAAAAACCGCCAATACGACGACGAAGAGGAAGACGAGGATTTCCTTCCTCCACTACTTAAACGCCTTCCCAAAGACTTCGGAGGCGGAGATCCTCTAGACGACGACGTCGAAGAAGATGCAGATTTCGGAACTATGATAGTCAAGAAAACCGTACGGAGCCGGCCACCGACGCCATCATCATCGTCATTTTCATCAACAGCTTCGAGAAAACCTAATTATAATAGTAATTTTGGTAATTTTAATGGCGATAGTGAGGGTGATGAAGATGAGGACGAGGAAGGGGAAGGCTTCGGTACATTTGTGGTGAAGTCCGGGACGGTGGTTAAGAAGACAGGTAGACCGGTGGAGTCTGGATCTACGATGGGAAGAGCGGTTGCTAGTATGCAGGCGATTGGAGACTTAGGGTTTGGGAAGCAGAGGAAAGGAGGAGGAACCGGATTGGCTTCATCGTTTCGGGGAGGAGAGGAGGTTAGGTTACAACAGCAGCATAGTAAAATGTCGTCTAGTTCGATTCCGGATAGTCTTACTAAAGAAGATCCTACTACTAAGTATGAATTGCTTAATGAACTAG GGAAGGGATCTTATGGGGCTGTTTATAAGGCTAGGGATTTACGCACTTCAGAGCTTGTTGCTATTAAAGTTATATCATTAACTGAAGGG GAAGAGGGGTATGAAGAAATCCGAGGTGAAATTGAGATGTTGCAACAATGTAATCATCCAAATGTTGTTAGATATTTGGGAAGCTATCAAGGTGAAGACTTTCTATGG ATAATTATGGAGTATTGTGGTGGTGGTAGTGTCGCTGACTTGATGAATGTTGCCGAAGAATCTTTGGAGGAGTATCAAATAGCATATATATGTAGAGAAGCACTGAAG GGCCTTGCCTATTTGCATTCAATTTTCAAGGTCCATAGAGATATTAAAGgtggtaatattttattaactgAACAAGGGGAGGTCAAATTGG GTGATTTTGGGGTTGCAGCACAGCTTACAAGGACTATGTCAAAGCGCAATACG TTCATTGGCACTCCTCATTGGATGGCTCCAGAAGTTATTCAGGAAAGCCGTTATGATGGGAAG GTGGATGTATGGGCTCTTGGGGTTTCTGCAATTGAAATGGCCGAG GGGCTTCCTCCAAGATCAACGGTGCATCCTATGAGG GTTTTGTTCATGATTTCTATTGAGCCTGCTCCAATGCTTGAGGATAAAGAAAAATG gtcTCTTGTGTTTCATGATTTTGTTGCAAAATGCCTTACAAAGGAACCTCGTTCACGTCCAACTGCATCTGAGATGCTGAAG CACAAGTTTATCGAAAAATGCAAGTATGGAGCCTCATCGATGTTGCCAAAGATAGAAAAGGCCAGGCAAATTAGGACCTCAATGGCTTTGCAAGCACAAAATGCTGTTTCAGAAGAATCTGAA TCGCCAGAGTACCCAAAACTGAATGAGGATTATGGAGATACTGTTCCATCAAAGAGACCTCAGATGGCAGATGAAATACCTAAATCTGCAGGTGGTGAGAATTTAGCCGGAGAAG TGGAATTTGGAACTGTTATAATTCATGGTGGAGAGGAGACAGATTCAGCCTCCCAGAATGATTTTCATAGTGCTAGTGAGCCCATGCGGGATTTAGGAAATCATGAAAGGCCTTCAGTTAGTGGCACAGAAGGCAAATCAACCCACTCCTG GGTGGATAAGCCGAGTGTTGTTGCCGCAAACGACACTTTGATTGGAGAATCACATCCTGCATTACAGACGATACGGACGTTTCCTCCACTACCCGGTTCTTCTTCTCAAAATCTAAAGAAGAGCAGCACACTTAAATCAGATGTTGGAAGGACTGGGGGTCTGGGAAATTCCACTTTGAAGAATGAAACTGTCAGCAAAAAGGCTTTCGCACTACAGGacaag CTTTGGTCCATATATGCAGCTGGAAACACCGTTCCTATTCCATTCTTGAAGGCAACAGATATATCCCCTATTGCTCTCTTGTCAGATAATGTGATTGGAAGTATGCAGCGGGACAATATTGAAGCAGGGGAAGTGCTTCAAGAGCTTTTTAGCGGGGATGGATCATCTAGAAAGGGCCGACGGTTACAAAACGAG ATGCCGCTTCCTGCAAGTGTTTACAAAAGACTGACTTCAAGCTCCACGTTACTGAATCTGGCACAGGCTTTGGCCTATCATAAAAC GTGTTATGAAGAGATGCCACTCCAAGAGTTGCAAGCAACGCAAGAGCAACAGACCATTCAAAACCTTTCAGATACACTTCGAACTATCCTCCGCTTGTAA
- the LOC126688356 gene encoding ubiquinone biosynthesis protein COQ4 homolog, mitochondrial-like — translation MIEGGARIRLSRWQQAAVALGSAVGALVDPRRADLIAALGETTGKPAFERVLQRMKNSPEGRALLLERPRVISANVGHAWDLPPNTFGAAYARFMGSRNFSPDDRPPVRFMDTDELAYVAMRAREVHDFWHTLFDLPTNLIGESALKVIEFEQMYLPMCIMSVVGGTARFNEKQRRLFLQHYLPWAGRAGMQCTDLMCVYYEKHFHEDLDEVRRKWGISPAPVAPKQNAHITDI, via the exons ATGATAGAGGGTGGTGCAAGAATCAGGCTGAGCAGGTGGCAACAGGCAGCAGTTGCGCTGGGTTCAGCGGTGGGTGCATTGGTAGACCCGAGAAGAGCTGATTTAATTGCAGCTCTTGGTGAAACCACCGGCAAACCTGCTTTTGAAAGGGTTCTTCAGAGAATGAAGAATAGCCCAGAAGGCAGA GCATTACTTTTGGAGAGACCACGTGTAATATCGGCAAATGTAGGGCATGCGTGGGATTTGCCACCAAACACATTTGGTGCTGCCTATGCTAGATTCATGGGATCCAGGAACTTTTCTCCTGATGACCGTCCGCCAGTGCGTTTCATGGACACAGATGAATTGGCATATGTAGCCATGCGGGCTCGTGAGGTGCATGATTTCTGGCACACCCTATTCGACCTGCCCACCAACCTAATCGGAGAGTCAGCACTGAAGGTGATAGAATTCGAGCAAATGTATCTTCCAATGTGCATAATGTCGGTCGTGGGCGGCACAGCAAGATTCAATGAGAAGCAGAGAAGACTGTTCTTGCAGCATTACCTTCCATGGGCAGGCCGAGCTGGAATGCAGTGCACGGATCTCATGTGTGTATATTACGAGAAGCACTTTCATGAAGATCTAGATGAAGTCCGCAGGAAATGGGGTATCTCTCCTGCCCCTGTTGCTCCTAAACAAAATGCACACATCACAGATATCTAA